A stretch of DNA from Trichomycterus rosablanca isolate fTriRos1 chromosome 1, fTriRos1.hap1, whole genome shotgun sequence:
TTTATGTATCCAAAATACAGGGACTATGTTGAGTCCCTGTAGAGGGAGCTCCAATGTCAAATACCCCACCTGTTCCACAGCAAATAGCGGcttcttatttatatatgttcATCCAATTGAAAACCCTTTTATATCAGTGTTCCAAAACCTTGTACAAAAAAAGTTTAGACGATTATAAGCGGGAGGTTTCACATCTATTTAACACCGAGTACAAGCTGCATTTAATAAACAGTTAATTAAAACTGTGATGTACTAAttgtcattaaataaaatagtatacGACCCATTCGTTGCGGTGTATTGTTTCGTCTACTACTTAAAATGACtgggtttctctgaacctgCAAATTATGTAGTAGATTTTTTGCtacttttaaatatattttgtggTCCGTtaataatatttcatatttatatactaTTTACTTTTTTGTGACATATTCTGATTCTTTTCTTTTCGGTGAAGATTTTTCTCGTTATATAATCGTTTCGATCTTgtataaacatgttttattttttctacttttaattgttttttacacaaacaatttctgttttttttttaatttaggcTATAATGAACATTTTTGTGCCCCACTCATAAACATGTTGTAGTTTTTAACCTGCTTATAAACAAGTcatttatttaacatattttatttaatttataaaaaggTTTCGATTTTTTTTATCTCACTTATAAACGTTGTTTTCTACTTTCAAACAAGTTCCTTTTCATTCTAGTTTTAAACgtgttgtattgtattattttattataatataaattataatgtattagtgtgttatattattttaagctTCTCATGAAAATATTCGGATTATTTTGTTCTAAAATTAAACGTTCTGATCACCTCCTTAAAACTAATTTTTATACTAACAGTTCGTGAATTTTGTTAAAGTTGCAGTTCTAAATCGTTTTAACATAggatgtttaatattattgttttaatattttaaaatatagttTTACACTAGGTTCAACTTATCTTGTATTTACAAAACTATTTAACGTAAAACAAACGCAAAGTATACAGTAATATAACGAATATTAAGTTTAAACCTAATATGGCAAACGAAGTTCATGATATGTTAGgcctataataaaatattttatacatttgtgaTAAAATTGTTACAACGtcgaaaatatttaaaaaaaataaaaacgacCCTAATGTGCTCTTTTAGTTATATTGAGGAATATGTGATTAAcaccaaaaagaaagaaaataaacggTAAGAAATCCTTAACATGATACTCTTATTCCTTGATCTATTATCTCAACTGCACATATTAGTGACCCTCTTcaacatatgtgtgtgtgtgtgtgtgtgtgtgtgtgtgtgtgtgtgtgtgtgtgtgtgtgtgtgtgtttgtgtggcatACACGTGTGGTgacataaataaacacagtggAAATACGGATAAGTTAGCAATATaaacatttactctattatattCTCATAGTGCTAGTCAACATCCATATCTTACAAATTCAATGTTTGTATGTAAAAATCAATACACTTTCTCTTATTTTCTCCAACAAAATCACTGATTTATGGTGCGAAAATTAAGTGTTGCATGATCCATGCGGAGAatgaaaaacattacaaaatataatcatTTTATTGTCCATTGGGTGAGGAATAGTTTATAGTGTATGAGTCCTTGATTCTGCGTGTTTGGTAATAATGTGGCTGTGGTTTGGGTGTTTAAGTCCGAGGTAATGATGTGTTAATGCGAGCTGCTGGGCTGAAATTGCCATTTTTGtccagttttgcatgttctgtaTGTTCTGCATGCTGTGCACACCAGTCCTGTTCATCACCACTGCGGTCTGCTTCGGATGATCGGGTGTCGTTGCTGTTTCGGCTAAAGACCAGATTTTGGGTTTTTGTGGTGGGCTTAGATTCCTCACGGGTTCTGCTACAGGGGGTTTGCTGTTCTCATCCCTCTCCGCATCATCGTCTTTGTCCTTAATCATGCTgtcttttagaaaacttttctCCTGTCCATGTACCTGTTCATGCGCGTCCTCAAAGCTCTCGTAGTCGCTTCTGTCCGACTCGGTACTTTTTGAATCCGATCGGAGACAGTCTGAGTCCTCTTTATTTTCGATGTTCTCAGTGTCGATGTTCTCCAGATCGATCTCCTCCTCGTCGTCCTCGTCCCTCTTGTCCTCCTCTCCTTCGTTATCGCTGATGTACACGTTTCCCTCTTCGTCCGGCTGAGTCTTTGGCACCCAGGTCATCTTGTTCTCCTTTTTCAGCCTCCTGCGCGCGTTGGCAAACCAGGTGGACACTTGGGTGAGGGTCATTTTGGTGATGATGGCCAGCATGATCTTCTCGCCCTTGGTGGGGtacgggttctttctgtgttcgCTCAGCCAGGCCTTTAGGGTGCTCGTACTTTCCCTTGTGGCGTTTTTGGGCCGGGACGCGTCTCCGTACTGGTACTGACTGTAAGGGAAGAAGGCTGGATGCGCAGGGGGAAAACCGGGGTGCTGCACACCTGGACTTTCTTTCAGCTCGTATGGGCTGGCCTGCAAAGTCAAAAACATAAATCCACACATGAGATGGGCATGGAAAACTGAATGCTTTTTAGTATGTATTACAACTTGTTTGTAGCCTTCTCGGTTGTTACTGCTGGAATTATTTCACATAATAATAC
This window harbors:
- the irx3b gene encoding iroquois-class homeodomain protein IRX-3b, which translates into the protein MALPQLGYKYVRTLYPADRTGMLAGRMGAELSPSGSISNPLSMYGSPFSASQAYSAFLPYSGDVSVLNHLASPYELKESPGVQHPGFPPAHPAFFPYSQYQYGDASRPKNATRESTSTLKAWLSEHRKNPYPTKGEKIMLAIITKMTLTQVSTWFANARRRLKKENKMTWVPKTQPDEEGNVYISDNEGEEDKRDEDDEEEIDLENIDTENIENKEDSDCLRSDSKSTESDRSDYESFEDAHEQVHGQEKSFLKDSMIKDKDDDAERDENSKPPVAEPVRNLSPPQKPKIWSLAETATTPDHPKQTAVVMNRTGVHSMQNIQNMQNWTKMAISAQQLALTHHYLGLKHPNHSHIITKHAESRTHTL